In the Nitrospirales bacterium LBB_01 genome, one interval contains:
- a CDS encoding type II toxin-antitoxin system HicB family antitoxin: MKQYKIVVERHTDGYVAYPIGIKGAVVGQGDTHEEALRDVKSAIKFHLETFGNDSLDVEPQIVEAFIEETLVEV; this comes from the coding sequence GTGAAACAATATAAGATTGTAGTTGAAAGACACACCGATGGCTATGTTGCCTATCCTATAGGTATCAAAGGGGCTGTAGTGGGTCAAGGTGATACCCATGAGGAGGCATTAAGGGATGTTAAATCGGCTATAAAATTTCACTTGGAAACATTTGGTAATGATTCTCTTGATGTAGAACCTCAAATTGTTGAAGCTTTTATAGAAGAAACATTAGTAGAGGTATAG
- a CDS encoding N-6 DNA methylase → MLKTYLSDLAEVANRGDATEESYYHVLENLLNTYSNSTGDKNTHITILPKKTEAGNPDFRVWDGNVHITGYIEAKAPTIDNLDKIEKTQQLKRYLHTFPNVILTNFLEFRLYRNGEQIEKAVVGSPVIFNNVRAVPPIENEPMFMQLLEKFFAFSVPSISTAATLAEELAKRTRFLKDEAITLELAEEAKTGKGFIRGFYKAFKDYLISSLTESEFSNLYAQTITYGLFAARSRSENGFNRKLAYDNIPQTIGILRDVFQFISLGSPPKQMELIIDDISEVLAVTDIHKLLHQYYHDGKGADPIIHFYETFLSVYDPKTREMRGVYYTPEPVVAFIVRCLHSILKEQFDSPDGFSDRNVTVLDPAAGTLTFLAETAKVAVEEFVTKYGEGGKDNFIREHILKNFYAFELMMAPYAVGHIKMSFLLEELGYKLQKDERVKLYLTNSLDMEVLAEAQLPGMFSLSEESHMAGEIKRQQPILVVLGNPPYSVSSVNKSVFIEKEMDAYKKEVKAERNIQPLSDDYIKFIRFAHSKIEQSGKGIIGMITNNSYLSGLIHRGMRRRLLESFNEIYIVNLHGNSRIGEKSPDGGKDENVFDIQQGVSIVLFVRNSKHKQDTLGKVFYQDVYGLRKNKFVYLNNSDIHSVDWIQLKPTEPYYFFVEKDFSLQADYDKFVSVVDIFNKYSSGVKTHRDDFCIGFTDNEVKQRMRTFSSDLSDDLVARTLDLKDTPNWKLKSARENVKKLDWVEYIRPYSYRPFDIRAVCYLPDFIDRGRWSFMQNFFNDNLGLCLKRNRFIKVFNFKHVFISKYLSDGNFMGDQSFIYPLFAYPSKEKNALLHADEGTRQPNIKPEMFKLLNSAYNKEITPEEIFYYMYAVLYCERYREKYAEFLKIDFPKIPFTNNYELFKNMVEYGSRLVELHLLKSKELNVPIARFQGYGDGKVEKPVYKAQDSHVFINKNQYFEGVSGQLWSYQIGGYQVCEKWLKDRKERTLTLSEIQTYCRIVTAIDKTIEVQKSIDDIYDKLELQLIQRGGK, encoded by the coding sequence ATGCTTAAAACCTATTTAAGTGATTTGGCAGAAGTTGCCAACCGCGGTGATGCAACAGAGGAGAGTTATTATCATGTCCTTGAAAACTTGCTGAATACTTACAGCAATTCAACTGGAGACAAAAACACTCACATAACTATTTTACCCAAAAAGACTGAGGCCGGAAATCCTGATTTCAGAGTGTGGGACGGAAATGTGCACATCACAGGCTATATTGAGGCAAAAGCTCCCACAATTGATAATCTTGATAAAATAGAGAAGACGCAGCAACTAAAAAGATACCTGCACACGTTTCCTAATGTGATACTGACCAACTTCCTTGAATTCAGGCTCTACCGTAACGGGGAGCAGATTGAGAAAGCCGTCGTAGGCAGCCCTGTCATATTCAATAATGTGAGGGCAGTGCCGCCGATAGAAAATGAACCAATGTTTATGCAGTTATTAGAAAAGTTTTTTGCTTTTTCAGTACCCTCTATTTCTACTGCAGCAACACTTGCCGAGGAGCTTGCTAAAAGGACGCGTTTTTTGAAAGATGAGGCAATAACTCTTGAGTTGGCTGAGGAGGCTAAAACAGGAAAAGGGTTTATTCGGGGATTTTATAAGGCTTTCAAGGACTACCTTATTAGCAGTCTCACAGAGAGTGAATTTTCTAATCTCTATGCGCAGACCATTACTTACGGCTTGTTTGCAGCCCGTAGCCGCTCGGAAAACGGCTTTAACAGGAAACTTGCCTATGACAATATCCCTCAGACAATTGGTATTCTAAGAGACGTTTTCCAGTTTATCTCTTTGGGGTCGCCTCCGAAGCAGATGGAATTGATAATTGACGATATATCCGAGGTACTTGCCGTTACGGATATTCACAAACTATTGCACCAATATTACCATGACGGTAAAGGCGCCGACCCTATCATTCATTTCTATGAGACTTTTCTTTCAGTGTATGACCCAAAGACAAGGGAGATGAGGGGCGTTTATTATACTCCTGAGCCTGTGGTTGCATTTATAGTCCGCTGCCTTCACAGTATTCTTAAAGAGCAGTTTGACAGCCCCGACGGTTTTTCAGATAGAAACGTAACAGTTCTTGACCCGGCAGCAGGCACACTTACATTTTTAGCTGAGACGGCAAAAGTAGCGGTTGAGGAATTTGTGACAAAGTACGGGGAGGGCGGCAAGGATAATTTTATCAGAGAACATATTCTGAAAAACTTCTACGCCTTTGAACTAATGATGGCTCCGTATGCAGTCGGCCATATAAAGATGTCCTTTCTGCTTGAGGAATTAGGGTATAAATTACAGAAAGACGAAAGGGTAAAGCTGTATCTAACCAACTCTCTTGATATGGAGGTACTTGCTGAGGCACAATTGCCAGGAATGTTTTCTCTTTCAGAGGAATCACACATGGCAGGTGAGATAAAACGTCAGCAGCCGATATTGGTAGTTTTGGGAAACCCGCCATACTCTGTAAGCTCTGTGAATAAGTCGGTTTTTATAGAAAAGGAAATGGACGCTTACAAAAAGGAGGTTAAAGCCGAAAGAAACATCCAGCCGCTTTCCGATGACTATATAAAATTCATTCGTTTTGCTCACTCGAAAATAGAGCAGTCCGGCAAAGGAATAATCGGCATGATAACCAATAATTCCTACCTGTCAGGATTGATTCACAGAGGGATGCGAAGGAGATTATTAGAGAGTTTCAATGAAATATATATAGTAAATCTTCATGGTAACAGCCGCATCGGGGAAAAGTCGCCCGATGGCGGTAAAGATGAAAATGTCTTTGACATTCAACAGGGAGTGTCTATTGTTTTATTTGTAAGGAATAGTAAACACAAGCAGGATACATTAGGCAAGGTATTTTATCAAGATGTTTATGGGTTAAGAAAAAATAAGTTTGTCTATTTAAATAACTCGGACATTCATTCTGTAGATTGGATACAATTAAAACCAACTGAGCCGTATTACTTCTTTGTAGAGAAGGATTTCTCTTTACAGGCTGATTATGACAAATTTGTTTCTGTTGTTGATATTTTTAATAAGTATTCAAGTGGTGTTAAAACACATAGAGATGATTTTTGCATAGGTTTTACTGATAATGAAGTTAAACAGAGAATGAGAACCTTTTCAAGCGATTTATCTGATGATCTTGTTGCCAGGACTTTGGATTTAAAAGATACACCGAATTGGAAACTAAAATCAGCAAGAGAAAACGTTAAAAAATTAGATTGGGTAGAATATATCAGACCTTATTCATATAGACCATTTGATATCAGAGCAGTTTGTTACTTGCCTGATTTTATAGATAGGGGCAGGTGGAGTTTTATGCAAAACTTCTTCAATGATAATTTAGGACTATGTTTAAAACGCAATAGATTCATTAAAGTGTTTAACTTTAAACATGTTTTTATAAGTAAATACCTCTCTGATGGTAACTTCATGGGTGACCAGAGTTTTATTTATCCGCTTTTCGCGTATCCTTCAAAAGAAAAAAATGCGCTGCTTCATGCTGATGAGGGAACAAGACAGCCAAACATCAAGCCTGAAATGTTTAAACTCCTAAATAGTGCGTACAATAAGGAGATTACGCCTGAGGAGATTTTTTACTACATGTATGCTGTGCTTTATTGCGAAAGATATAGAGAGAAATATGCAGAATTTTTGAAAATAGACTTTCCCAAAATTCCATTTACAAACAATTATGAACTGTTTAAGAACATGGTTGAATATGGCAGCAGGCTGGTTGAGCTGCACCTTTTGAAATCAAAAGAACTAAATGTGCCTATCGCCCGATTTCAGGGGTATGGTGACGGCAAAGTTGAGAAGCCTGTTTATAAAGCACAAGATAGTCATGTTTTTATTAACAAAAATCAATACTTTGAGGGCGTATCAGGACAGCTATGGAGTTATCAAATAGGTGGCTATCAGGTTTGTGAAAAATGGCTGAAGGACAGGAAAGAGCGTACTCTCACCCTCAGTGAGATACAGACCTATTGCAGGATTGTCACGGCAATTGATAAGACTATTGAAGTACAAAAATCAATTGATGATATATATGACAAGTTAGAGTTGCAATTAATACAGCGAGGAGGCAAATAA
- a CDS encoding response regulator — protein MIEFESDFLLSILDKGQEGLIILDAEMRIIFWNRWMEKTSRLSKLDVTGRVLTEVFPELIDSRVIHGIDNALMRGLPTTLSHRLTNRPFPLFQPASDPAQSERMYQVVYISGIRQKNRSFMCVIRIADISTVVSREVLLRHQTEQLEIAKESAMSANKAKSDFLANMSHEIRTPMNAIIGMTYLIQKTALTEKQTDYLSKIQSAALSLLGIINDILDFSKIEAGKLEIEYNPFHLDEVLHNVSNLITIKTEEKKLEFCFFVGKGVPLALVGDPLRLGQILINLASNAVKFTAKGEVVIHIDADMVTDDSVRLHFSVKDTGIGLTQEQINSLFQPFTQADTSTTRKYGGTGLGLTISKRLVELMHGKIWVDSSPNIGSTFHFTANFTRQNAERRRFRLPKDSYVGMRILLVDDNSASREILKHALESFSFKVTPAASGIEALAELQRSQDNPYDLVFIDWMMPDMDGIKTIEEINKLLPQSKVPKVIMVTAYGREEVITAAKDTHVDSFLIKPVSLSIMFDTILSVFGEDEAKRHIMPHMIETDVEGIEKIAGAQILLVEDNEINQQVAIELLEMKSFVVDTAVNGKEAVDAVVSKSYDLVLMDIQMAVMDGFEATKIIRGKEEFKELPIIAMTANVLSGDRERCIAAGMNDHIGKPIEPVILYKTLVNWIKPAEFSKYKQILPATGSMLNRQPVTLPTGFCSIDVDTGLRRVGGNTALYVKMLTDFRSKYEGFVETLKAGLSNGERDTVYRLVHTMTGVSGTIGAGELYRASQGLERTLKTTDDEALLAPLMRVFEAAFNDVTADLSTLAKQPAVARQRNSEKSVLNIQADENLTASIRKLALMLENGDSESVFELGNLKEMLKDYPEIEDLISIEKQIEDYDYDSALETLKMFAEALNVIL, from the coding sequence ATGATTGAATTTGAATCAGATTTTTTGCTTTCAATTCTGGACAAGGGCCAGGAGGGGCTCATAATCCTTGATGCCGAGATGCGGATTATTTTTTGGAACCGTTGGATGGAAAAAACCTCTCGTCTCAGTAAACTTGATGTAACAGGCAGGGTGTTAACTGAGGTATTTCCTGAGCTGATTGATTCAAGGGTTATCCATGGGATAGATAACGCTCTTATGCGCGGACTTCCTACCACACTGTCCCATAGACTAACCAACAGACCGTTTCCGCTGTTTCAACCGGCCTCTGACCCAGCTCAAAGTGAACGGATGTATCAGGTAGTGTATATAAGCGGCATCCGGCAAAAAAACAGGTCTTTTATGTGTGTAATACGCATTGCAGACATAAGCACGGTGGTCTCAAGAGAAGTGCTCTTGCGTCATCAGACAGAGCAGCTGGAGATAGCCAAAGAGAGCGCAATGAGCGCCAACAAGGCTAAGAGCGATTTTCTTGCCAATATGAGCCACGAAATACGCACCCCTATGAATGCCATTATCGGTATGACGTATCTTATTCAGAAGACAGCGCTCACTGAAAAGCAAACTGACTACCTTTCTAAGATACAATCGGCTGCGCTGTCTTTGCTTGGAATAATCAACGACATTCTTGATTTTTCAAAGATTGAAGCCGGTAAGCTTGAAATTGAATACAACCCCTTTCATTTGGACGAGGTGCTTCATAACGTATCAAATTTAATCACAATTAAGACTGAAGAGAAAAAACTTGAGTTCTGTTTTTTCGTGGGCAAGGGTGTTCCGCTTGCATTAGTTGGAGACCCATTGCGATTAGGTCAGATACTTATAAATCTTGCAAGCAATGCCGTTAAATTTACCGCTAAGGGCGAGGTCGTTATACACATTGATGCGGATATGGTAACAGACGACAGCGTCCGTCTCCATTTTTCTGTAAAGGATACCGGTATCGGATTAACTCAGGAGCAGATAAACAGCCTGTTCCAGCCTTTTACTCAAGCAGATACCTCTACAACCCGCAAGTACGGAGGAACCGGTCTTGGGCTAACTATCAGCAAGCGGCTGGTTGAATTGATGCACGGTAAGATTTGGGTGGACAGCTCGCCAAATATTGGCTCAACGTTTCATTTTACAGCTAACTTTACCCGTCAAAATGCAGAACGCCGACGTTTCCGTCTGCCAAAAGACAGTTATGTAGGTATGCGCATACTGCTTGTTGATGACAACTCAGCCTCTCGTGAAATTCTAAAGCACGCTCTTGAGTCGTTTTCGTTCAAAGTAACGCCGGCTGCCTCTGGCATTGAGGCGCTTGCAGAATTGCAACGCTCTCAGGATAACCCCTACGATTTGGTGTTTATTGACTGGATGATGCCGGATATGGACGGCATAAAGACCATAGAGGAGATTAATAAACTTCTTCCACAAAGTAAAGTTCCAAAGGTCATTATGGTCACAGCTTATGGTAGAGAGGAGGTAATAACCGCTGCTAAAGATACACACGTTGACTCGTTTCTCATAAAGCCTGTAAGCCTGTCCATCATGTTTGATACCATCTTGTCGGTGTTTGGTGAGGATGAGGCTAAAAGACACATCATGCCTCACATGATAGAAACTGATGTTGAGGGCATCGAAAAAATTGCAGGAGCGCAGATTCTTCTTGTAGAGGATAACGAAATAAACCAGCAGGTTGCTATTGAGCTTCTTGAGATGAAAAGCTTCGTTGTTGACACCGCAGTTAACGGCAAAGAAGCAGTGGATGCCGTTGTGAGTAAGAGCTATGACCTTGTGCTTATGGATATACAGATGGCTGTGATGGATGGATTTGAGGCAACGAAAATAATCAGGGGAAAAGAGGAATTTAAGGAGCTGCCAATTATAGCCATGACAGCAAACGTACTTTCCGGGGACCGTGAAAGATGTATCGCAGCCGGAATGAACGACCATATTGGAAAACCAATTGAGCCTGTTATACTATATAAAACCCTTGTTAATTGGATAAAACCCGCGGAGTTTTCAAAATACAAACAGATTTTACCTGCAACTGGCTCTATGCTTAATCGCCAACCTGTGACGCTGCCAACCGGCTTTTGTTCTATAGATGTGGATACGGGCTTAAGACGGGTTGGCGGCAACACGGCTCTTTATGTTAAAATGCTCACTGACTTCAGGAGTAAGTACGAGGGGTTTGTGGAGACACTTAAAGCGGGGTTATCAAATGGTGAGCGAGACACTGTGTATAGACTTGTGCACACTATGACGGGAGTATCCGGCACTATCGGAGCAGGGGAACTATACAGGGCATCACAGGGGCTTGAACGGACGCTTAAGACCACAGATGATGAGGCACTATTAGCGCCACTCATGAGAGTGTTTGAGGCAGCGTTTAACGATGTAACAGCTGATCTATCAACGCTTGCAAAGCAACCGGCTGTTGCCAGACAAAGGAATAGTGAAAAATCTGTGCTAAACATACAGGCAGATGAAAACCTGACAGCCTCAATCCGAAAGTTGGCATTGATGCTTGAAAACGGAGATTCAGAATCTGTCTTTGAGCTGGGTAATTTAAAGGAGATGTTGAAAGACTATCCTGAAATCGAGGATTTGATTAGTATAGAAAAGCAAATCGAGGATTATGATTATGATAGCGCGCTTGAAACCCTTAAAATGTTTGCAGAGGCGTTAAATGTTATCTTATAG
- a CDS encoding type II toxin-antitoxin system HicA family toxin — protein sequence MVLKFPVDAPKKKVLNALMGLGFIIIREKEHISLQRVNDDGTKTCLTMPNHKTIKASTLRTICTQAGLSREIFLEIYEKV from the coding sequence ATAGTATTGAAATTTCCTGTTGACGCTCCAAAGAAAAAAGTGCTAAATGCGTTGATGGGATTAGGCTTTATAATAATTCGTGAAAAAGAACACATATCACTGCAACGGGTAAATGACGATGGAACTAAAACATGTTTAACTATGCCTAACCATAAGACAATCAAAGCCTCAACATTGAGAACAATATGTACACAAGCAGGACTGTCAAGGGAAATTTTTTTGGAAATATATGAGAAAGTATGA
- a CDS encoding response regulator → MSQKTILIVDDSSLARMMVKNIISQTFSDWAIVEAATGQDGLSHVKDRSVSLALIDFNMPGMNGIDLAAKLMELVPNISIHLVTANIQETMRQRAEAMGIGFIKKPVSKDDIVRVIGALEGGK, encoded by the coding sequence ATGTCGCAAAAAACAATCTTAATAGTTGATGACAGCTCTCTAGCGCGCATGATGGTTAAAAACATTATATCTCAGACATTTTCGGATTGGGCTATTGTAGAGGCAGCTACCGGTCAGGATGGGCTTAGCCATGTCAAAGACCGCAGTGTATCGTTAGCTCTCATAGATTTCAATATGCCGGGGATGAATGGAATTGATCTGGCTGCAAAACTTATGGAGTTAGTACCAAACATTAGCATTCATTTGGTGACAGCCAACATTCAGGAGACTATGAGGCAGAGGGCAGAGGCGATGGGAATTGGGTTTATTAAAAAACCGGTCTCTAAAGACGATATTGTGAGGGTGATAGGCGCTCTTGAGGGAGGGAAATAG